A region of Diceros bicornis minor isolate mBicDic1 chromosome 31, mDicBic1.mat.cur, whole genome shotgun sequence DNA encodes the following proteins:
- the LOC131395727 gene encoding olfactory receptor 5W2-like, which yields MAVENCTVFTDFILLGLSDRQEAQQGLFVLFLLVYGVTVIANLGMILLIKMEPRLHTPMYYFLSNLSFCDVCYSSTVSPKMLADFLSEQKRIPHSFCSIQMYFWGVFADVECLMLAVMAYDRYVAICNPLLYTFVMSRRVCTQLVAIVYLEGLVDSAIFTYCTFQLSFCNSNIINHFFCDIPPLLALSSSDTTINEIVLFTFSTCVLGCSIITVLLSYSYIITTILRMNSAEGRRKAFSTCTSHLTAVAIFHGTLLFMYLRPSSSYSMDTDKTASVFYTVVIPMLNPLIYSLRNKDVKGALKKINWH from the coding sequence ATGGCTGTTGAGAACTGCACTGTGTTCACCGACTTCATACTCCTGGGACTTTCTGACAGACAGGAGGCGCAGCAGGGGCTGTTTGTGCTCTTTCTGCTGGTTTATGGCGTCACTGTGATTGCCAATCTAGGGATGATCCTGCTGATCAAGATGGAGCCCAGACTCCACACGCCCATGTATTATTTCCTGAGTAATCTGTCATTCTGTGATGTCTGCTACTCCTCCACTGTCTCTCCCAAGATGCTGGCTGATTTCTTATCTGAGCAAAAGAGGATTCCACATAGTTTCTGTTCCATCCAGATGTATTTTTGGGGtgtctttgcagatgtggaatGTCTTATGTTGGCTGTCATGGCATATGACCGTTATGTAGCCATTTGCAATCCACTACTTTATACATTTGTCATGTCCAGGAGAGTCTGTACCCAGCTAGTGGCCATTGTGTATCTTGAAGGTTTGGTCGATTCAGCAATCTTCACCTATTGCACATTTCAATTGTCATTCTGCAATTCCAATATCAtcaatcactttttctgtgaCATCCCACCCTTACTAGCCCTGTCCTCCTCAGACACAACCATCAATGAAATAGTGTTGTTCACTTTCAGTACCTGTGTCTTGGGCTGCAGCATCATCACTGTCCTTCTCTCCTACAGCTACATCATAACTACCATCCTTAGAATGAACTCAGCTGAGGGAAGACGCAAAGCCTTCTCTACCTGCACTTCCCACTTAACCGCTGTTGCTATATTTCATGGCACACTCCTGTTCATGTATTTGCGACCCAGCTCGAGTTACTCCATGGACACGGACAAAACAGCCTCTGTTTTCTACACAGTTGTCATCCCTATGTTAAACCCACTGATCTATAGCTTAAGGAATAAGGATGTGAAAGGTgccttgaaaaaaatcaattggcACTAA